From the Candidatus Nomurabacteria bacterium genome, one window contains:
- the fusA gene encoding elongation factor G produces the protein MERDYPLEKVRNFGIIAHIDAGKTTTSERVLYYTGMSHKIGEVHNGEATTDWMEQEKERGITITSAAITCFWTPTYAPNDKAKKHRFNIIDTPGHIDFTVEVKRSLRVLDGAVVVFDGVAGVEPQSETNWRYADEAKVPRICFVNKLDRTGASFEHSYKTILERLNKNAVRMQIPIGLEDKFEGIVDLLTMKSFRSEGAMGEKIIEGEIPADMIADAEKYRAELIEKIVEQDDALMTEYLDGKIPDLETLKKTLRKAVIANNIFPVFAGSALKNKGVQLVLDAVIDYLPAPTDIPPIPGINPDTEEADIRPASDEAPFSALAFKVATDPFVGQIIFFRVYSGSLAAGSYIYNPRTRNKERIGRILRMHANEREEVKKVFAGEIAAAVGLKDTKTSDTLCDEEKPIMLERIIFPEPVISLRIEPKTKADQEKMGMALSRLADEDPTFRVSTDQETGETIIAGMGELHLDIIVDRMKREFSVEANVGKPQVAYRETITGTADVEGKYIKQSGGRGNYGHVRIKVKPMDMTLSKEDIADLPKNTKHEDHFEFINNIKGGVIPQEYIPACEKGFREGLDRGILAGFKMVDVSVDLYDGSYHEVDSNEMAFKIAASMAIQDAARTARPVILEPMMKVEVVTPEKFMGDVTGSLSAKRGLIEGMEDRGMNKAVKAVVPLSEMFGYMTNLRSMTEGRAGFTMEFLRYDIVPQNVADTIIAARK, from the coding sequence ATGGAACGAGATTACCCACTAGAAAAAGTTAGAAATTTTGGAATTATTGCACACATCGACGCTGGTAAAACAACTACCTCAGAGCGTGTTTTGTACTACACTGGTATGTCACACAAGATCGGTGAAGTTCACAACGGAGAAGCTACTACAGACTGGATGGAACAAGAAAAAGAACGCGGTATCACTATCACTTCTGCTGCTATTACATGTTTTTGGACACCAACATATGCTCCAAATGATAAAGCTAAAAAACACCGTTTCAATATTATCGATACACCAGGACACATCGACTTCACTGTTGAGGTTAAGCGTTCACTTCGCGTACTAGACGGAGCGGTTGTTGTTTTTGATGGAGTTGCTGGAGTAGAACCTCAATCTGAGACAAACTGGCGCTATGCTGACGAAGCTAAGGTTCCACGTATTTGTTTCGTTAACAAACTAGACAGAACAGGTGCTTCTTTTGAGCACTCATACAAAACTATTCTAGAACGTTTGAATAAAAATGCAGTTAGAATGCAAATTCCTATTGGTCTTGAAGATAAATTTGAAGGAATTGTAGATTTGCTTACTATGAAATCATTTCGTTCAGAAGGAGCGATGGGAGAAAAAATCATAGAAGGGGAAATACCTGCTGATATGATAGCTGACGCAGAAAAATATCGCGCAGAATTGATTGAAAAGATAGTTGAACAAGATGATGCTTTGATGACTGAATATCTTGATGGAAAGATTCCAGATCTAGAAACTCTAAAAAAGACACTTCGCAAGGCTGTTATTGCTAACAATATTTTCCCAGTTTTTGCTGGTTCAGCTCTAAAAAACAAAGGTGTGCAATTGGTTTTGGATGCAGTTATTGATTATCTACCAGCGCCAACTGATATTCCTCCAATCCCAGGTATAAATCCTGATACAGAAGAGGCAGATATTCGCCCAGCTTCTGATGAAGCTCCATTTTCTGCGCTTGCTTTCAAAGTTGCAACTGACCCATTCGTTGGGCAAATAATATTCTTCCGTGTTTACTCAGGTTCACTTGCTGCTGGAAGTTATATTTACAACCCTCGTACTAGAAACAAAGAGCGTATTGGACGCATACTTCGAATGCACGCAAACGAACGTGAAGAAGTGAAAAAGGTTTTTGCTGGAGAAATCGCAGCAGCTGTTGGTCTTAAAGATACAAAGACTTCAGACACTCTATGTGATGAAGAAAAACCAATCATGCTTGAGCGTATTATTTTCCCAGAACCTGTTATCTCTCTACGTATTGAGCCAAAAACAAAAGCTGACCAAGAAAAAATGGGTATGGCACTATCTCGACTTGCAGATGAAGACCCAACTTTCCGTGTATCTACAGATCAAGAAACAGGTGAGACTATAATTGCTGGAATGGGAGAGCTACACTTGGATATTATCGTTGATCGTATGAAGAGAGAGTTCTCAGTTGAAGCAAATGTTGGTAAGCCACAGGTTGCGTATCGTGAGACTATTACAGGTACTGCTGATGTAGAAGGAAAATACATCAAACAGTCTGGAGGACGCGGAAACTATGGTCACGTTCGAATCAAGGTTAAGCCTATGGACATGACTTTGTCTAAAGAAGATATTGCAGATCTACCAAAGAATACAAAACATGAAGATCACTTTGAGTTTATAAACAACATTAAAGGAGGTGTTATTCCACAAGAATATATTCCTGCTTGTGAAAAAGGATTCAGAGAAGGTCTTGATCGTGGAATTCTTGCAGGTTTCAAAATGGTAGATGTATCAGTAGACCTATATGACGGTTCTTACCACGAAGTTGACTCAAACGAAATGGCTTTCAAGATTGCAGCATCTATGGCAATCCAAGATGCAGCTCGTACAGCTAGACCGGTGATACTTGAGCCTATGATGAAAGTTGAAGTTGTAACTCCAGAAAAATTCATGGGAGATGTGACTGGTTCACTATCAGCAAAACGCGGACTCATCGAAGGTATGGAAGATAGGGGTATGAACAAAGCTGTTAAAGCTGTTGTACCACTATCTGAAATGTTCGGTTACATGACAAATTTGCGTTCTATGACTGAAGGTCGCGCAGGATTCACTATGGAATTCCTACGTTACGATATAGTCCCTCAAAACGTTGCAGATACTATTATTGCAGCAAGAAAATAA
- a CDS encoding DUF1543 domain-containing protein gives MDKKKLFMVLLGCKPVGRNTEQHDIFFGVGDKFEDLKEKMIAFWPEAQTEEKNTLHVDVWKEVKCIDGYKVIAFPLRNGEKIKAKKNLYFINFGAYTPNEFEEDHKKILVVAESIEVAKVEALKHPFYKNGQKAPAGARSHIDDKFDIDDVLKIEIPGYRIALEKVSRIEAANLETRINSGYLPMKLIK, from the coding sequence ATGGATAAGAAAAAGCTTTTTATGGTTTTACTTGGCTGCAAACCAGTAGGTAGAAATACTGAACAACATGATATCTTTTTTGGAGTTGGAGATAAATTCGAAGACCTAAAAGAAAAAATGATAGCTTTCTGGCCTGAGGCACAAACGGAAGAAAAAAATACTCTACATGTAGACGTGTGGAAAGAAGTGAAGTGTATAGATGGCTATAAAGTTATCGCCTTCCCTTTGAGAAATGGCGAAAAGATAAAAGCTAAAAAGAATTTATACTTCATAAATTTTGGAGCCTATACTCCAAACGAATTTGAAGAAGACCACAAGAAAATATTGGTCGTGGCCGAATCTATAGAAGTTGCAAAAGTAGAGGCCTTGAAACATCCATTTTATAAAAATGGACAAAAAGCTCCCGCTGGTGCACGGTCTCACATAGATGACAAATTTGATATCGACGATGTTTTAAAAATCGAAATCCCTGGATATCGAATCGCCCTGGAAAAAGTCAGCAGAATTGAAGCAGCCAATTTGGAAACTCGGATTAACTCCGGATATCTTCCGATGAAGCTTATAAAATAA
- a CDS encoding SDR family NAD(P)-dependent oxidoreductase, with protein sequence MENKKVCFITGATGEIGQFIVAEGVNRGYKVVAFGRNEDKLQALKKEHGDSIDVISLDLGSKANIEEALNTIFIRMHEIDCVINSTGKFAWDYKYPGETVDEQRLSAIEDLEEQNYLAPMRFVDALKKCYQSQNKVKILNVSSHAASFPLKDLIIWPEWGYVFSKRSFSKVTISRGLDKDEKFKYLLIEPKIIDTPKMRADFNDTSETRRPQIKVDWDKDAQKPENLASEMFDMLGN encoded by the coding sequence ATGGAAAATAAAAAAGTATGTTTTATCACAGGTGCGACAGGGGAGATAGGTCAGTTTATAGTTGCCGAAGGAGTAAACAGAGGCTATAAGGTGGTTGCTTTTGGTAGAAATGAAGACAAGCTTCAAGCTCTCAAAAAAGAACATGGAGACAGTATTGATGTTATATCCCTAGATCTTGGTTCTAAAGCAAACATAGAAGAGGCTCTGAATACAATTTTTATTCGGATGCACGAAATAGATTGCGTTATCAACTCTACTGGTAAATTTGCCTGGGATTATAAGTATCCAGGTGAAACTGTAGATGAGCAGAGATTGAGTGCCATAGAAGACCTTGAAGAGCAGAACTACTTAGCACCGATGCGTTTTGTAGATGCTTTAAAAAAATGCTACCAAAGTCAAAATAAAGTTAAGATTTTGAATGTTTCATCTCATGCTGCATCTTTCCCGTTGAAAGATTTGATCATCTGGCCAGAATGGGGGTATGTGTTTTCAAAACGCTCTTTTTCAAAGGTAACTATCAGTAGAGGGTTGGATAAAGACGAGAAGTTTAAATACTTGCTTATTGAGCCCAAAATCATCGATACACCCAAAATGCGAGCCGATTTTAACGATACTTCCGAGACTAGAAGGCCTCAAATAAAGGTAGATTGGGATAAAGATGCCCAAAAACCTGAGAATCTGGCTTCTGAGATGTTTGACATGCTCGGAAATTAA
- the tuf gene encoding elongation factor Tu, producing MATEAFDRSKPHVNVGTIGHVDHGKTTLTAAILHVLNMAGNKVKMKDVNAIDSAPEEKARGITINLSHNEYETPTRHYAHIDAPGHADYIKNMITGAAQMDGAILVVAATDGAMPQTREHVLLAKQVGVPKIIVFLNKCDMVDDKDLIDLVEEEIREILTKQGFDGANAPVIRGSGLKALESTSMEDEWAKKVLELTEALDTYIPVPERDTAKPFLMAVEDIFSIEGRGTVATGKIERGIVKVGEEIEIVGIRDTAKTTVTGIEMFNKNLNEGQAGDNAGILLRGTKKEDITRGQVLAKSGSVTPHDQFDCEVYILKKEEGGRHTPFFKGYKPQFYIRTTDVTGEVTLPEGVEMVMPGDTITFKVKLITPVALEEQQRFAIREGGKTVGAGVVTKITA from the coding sequence ATGGCAACAGAAGCATTCGATCGAAGTAAGCCTCACGTAAACGTGGGAACAATTGGTCACGTAGACCATGGAAAGACAACATTAACTGCGGCTATTCTGCATGTTCTTAACATGGCAGGAAACAAAGTTAAGATGAAAGATGTTAATGCGATTGACTCCGCACCTGAAGAAAAGGCTCGTGGTATCACTATTAACCTTTCACACAACGAGTATGAAACTCCTACTCGTCACTACGCACACATTGATGCTCCAGGTCACGCTGACTACATCAAAAACATGATTACTGGTGCAGCTCAGATGGACGGTGCAATCCTAGTGGTTGCAGCTACTGATGGAGCTATGCCACAAACTCGTGAACACGTTCTTCTTGCAAAACAAGTTGGTGTTCCAAAAATTATCGTTTTCCTAAACAAGTGCGACATGGTTGACGACAAAGATCTTATCGATCTAGTTGAAGAAGAAATCCGTGAAATCCTTACAAAACAAGGCTTTGATGGTGCAAACGCTCCTGTTATCCGTGGATCAGGTCTAAAAGCTCTTGAATCAACTTCAATGGAAGATGAATGGGCAAAGAAAGTTCTTGAACTTACAGAAGCTCTAGATACATACATTCCAGTACCAGAACGCGATACAGCTAAGCCTTTCCTTATGGCAGTTGAAGATATCTTCTCTATCGAAGGACGTGGAACTGTTGCTACAGGTAAAATCGAGCGTGGAATCGTAAAGGTTGGTGAAGAAATTGAAATCGTTGGTATCAGAGATACAGCTAAAACAACTGTTACTGGTATTGAAATGTTCAACAAGAACCTAAACGAAGGTCAAGCTGGAGACAACGCTGGTATCCTACTTCGCGGTACAAAGAAAGAAGATATTACTCGTGGACAAGTTCTAGCAAAGTCTGGATCTGTTACTCCTCATGATCAATTTGATTGTGAAGTTTATATCTTGAAAAAAGAAGAGGGAGGTCGTCACACACCATTTTTCAAAGGTTACAAACCACAATTCTATATCCGTACAACTGACGTTACTGGAGAGGTTACACTTCCAGAAGGAGTAGAAATGGTTATGCCTGGAGATACTATAACTTTCAAAGTTAAGCTTATTACTCCAGTTGCACTAGAAGAACAACAGCGTTTCGCTATCCGTGAAGGAGGTAAGACAGTTGGAGCTGGTGTTGTAACTAAAATTACTGCATAA
- the rpsJ gene encoding 30S ribosomal protein S10, which translates to MTTKTTKPKATRKKTVKDDASIKLRIRVRAYENKILDASVKQIIDTALRYDATVVGPIPLPTEIKKYTVNRASFVYKNSREQFEMRVHKRVIDILNPNQKTIEALTNLSLPSGVDIDVKML; encoded by the coding sequence ATGACAACAAAAACAACAAAACCAAAAGCAACTCGCAAGAAGACAGTAAAGGATGATGCTAGTATTAAGCTTCGTATACGTGTACGTGCATACGAAAATAAAATTCTTGACGCTTCTGTCAAGCAAATTATAGACACAGCACTACGTTATGATGCTACAGTAGTAGGACCAATTCCACTTCCGACAGAAATCAAGAAATACACTGTCAATCGTGCTTCCTTTGTCTACAAAAATTCTCGTGAACAGTTTGAAATGCGTGTTCACAAGCGTGTTATCGATATTTTGAATCCAAATCAAAAGACGATAGAAGCTCTAACGAATTTAAGTCTTCCTTCTGGTGTTGATATTGATGTAAAGATGCTCTAA
- the rplC gene encoding 50S ribosomal protein L3, producing MKFILGTKQHMANYFTEDGKVVPVTLVSTGPIVVTQVKEKDKDGYSAVQIGYGTQKPERKTKAEVGHTKDLGSFRFLREWRMENPTLKRGDTLNLDQFAVGDNVSVSGITKGKGFQGVVKRHGFHGDKRSHGRKHSERAPGSIGGGGRAGGRVIKGMRMAGRMGSDFITVENLTVVAIDPETNTLFIKGAIPGRRGTLVEVTSK from the coding sequence ATGAAATTTATTCTCGGAACAAAACAACATATGGCAAACTACTTTACCGAAGATGGTAAGGTTGTTCCTGTGACTTTAGTTTCTACAGGTCCAATTGTTGTTACACAGGTTAAAGAAAAGGACAAAGATGGATACTCTGCTGTGCAGATTGGTTATGGTACTCAAAAGCCAGAACGTAAAACAAAGGCAGAAGTTGGACATACAAAAGATTTAGGATCTTTTAGATTCTTGCGTGAGTGGAGAATGGAAAATCCAACATTGAAACGTGGTGATACATTGAACTTGGATCAATTCGCTGTAGGCGACAATGTAAGTGTTAGTGGTATTACAAAAGGTAAAGGTTTTCAAGGTGTGGTTAAGCGCCATGGTTTCCATGGAGACAAGAGATCACACGGACGTAAGCACTCAGAACGTGCTCCAGGTTCTATTGGAGGAGGAGGACGTGCTGGAGGTCGCGTTATCAAAGGGATGCGCATGGCGGGAAGAATGGGAAGTGATTTTATCACTGTAGAGAATCTTACTGTTGTTGCTATTGATCCTGAAACAAATACTTTATTTATAAAAGGTGCCATACCTGGTCGTCGTGGTACGCTTGTTGAGGTAACTTCAAAATAA
- the rplD gene encoding 50S ribosomal protein L4, whose protein sequence is MATTNKTKKSTKKVPGTAPKAKAVSLDAVVYDQKGVAGETIKLPENVFGVKWNGDMVHQVVTSILGNKRAGTADTKDRGEVRGGGIKPWKQKGTGRSRHGSSRSPIWVGGGTTHGPISEKNYKRKINKKMRNKALATVLSEKWKSGQVLFVSPLKIGTKTKEGASVMNALKSISGFEKIGVNGRRNTAILFPEVDSVSLRPFGNIPAVRLESVLDINPAQVLNYKYLIIVDPETCLSALLKRVTSK, encoded by the coding sequence ATGGCTACAACAAACAAAACAAAAAAATCTACAAAGAAAGTTCCTGGAACAGCTCCTAAGGCTAAAGCCGTTTCTTTGGATGCAGTTGTGTATGACCAAAAAGGTGTTGCTGGAGAAACAATTAAGCTTCCAGAAAATGTTTTTGGCGTAAAGTGGAACGGTGACATGGTTCACCAGGTAGTTACAAGTATTCTCGGAAACAAGCGTGCTGGTACTGCTGATACAAAAGATCGCGGAGAAGTTCGTGGTGGAGGTATCAAACCTTGGAAACAAAAGGGAACAGGACGATCTCGTCACGGTTCAAGTCGTTCACCAATATGGGTTGGTGGAGGTACTACTCATGGTCCAATTTCAGAAAAGAACTACAAGAGAAAGATTAACAAGAAGATGAGAAACAAAGCTCTAGCTACTGTTCTTTCAGAAAAATGGAAGAGTGGTCAGGTATTGTTTGTATCTCCTTTAAAGATTGGTACTAAGACAAAAGAAGGTGCTTCTGTAATGAATGCTCTAAAATCTATTAGTGGTTTTGAAAAGATTGGAGTAAACGGAAGAAGAAATACTGCAATTCTGTTCCCAGAAGTTGATAGTGTTTCACTTAGACCTTTCGGTAACATACCTGCTGTTAGATTGGAATCTGTATTGGATATAAATCCAGCACAAGTTTTAAACTATAAATATCTTATTATCGTTGACCCAGAGACTTGTCTATCTGCACTTCTAAAACGCGTAACTTCAAAATAA
- a CDS encoding 50S ribosomal protein L23 produces the protein MATTNKTKKGKEGIIKRPRISEKAAFVSTKNVYTFDVSPDATKPEIIKNIVAKYKVTPVKVGIVTIRKNKITVRGKRGTTSGGKKAYVYLKKGDSIELI, from the coding sequence ATGGCTACAACAAACAAAACAAAAAAAGGAAAAGAGGGTATCATAAAAAGACCTCGCATAAGTGAAAAGGCGGCATTTGTATCTACAAAAAATGTCTACACTTTCGATGTTTCTCCAGATGCAACAAAGCCTGAAATAATAAAAAATATTGTGGCTAAGTATAAAGTTACACCTGTGAAAGTAGGTATAGTTACAATTAGAAAAAATAAGATTACTGTACGAGGTAAACGCGGTACAACAAGTGGTGGAAAGAAAGCCTATGTTTATCTTAAAAAAGGCGATAGTATAGAATTAATATAA
- the rplB gene encoding 50S ribosomal protein L2, whose product MKSYKPTTPSRRHMTTIPYRELLSGAKKPEKSLVYGRKRSVGRNNQGRITTRHKGGGHKRLFREVDFLYNKFDIPAKITSIEYDPNRTAFIALAVYKDGEKRYVIAPKSMKVGDTFVVSESAPLTTGNRLPLRKIPVGTFVYNIELKPKGGAKISRGAGVFTQVVANSDGQTHLKMPSSEIRKVSEECFACIGEVSNGEHALESIGKAGRSRWKGIRPTVRGSVMNPVDHPYGGGEGRQGRGTRRPKTMWGKVTGGRKTRTPKKYSNHLIVSRRKTGKNRKG is encoded by the coding sequence ATGAAATCATATAAACCAACAACTCCATCACGCAGACATATGACAACGATCCCGTATCGCGAGTTGCTTTCTGGTGCAAAAAAACCAGAGAAGTCTCTTGTGTATGGACGTAAGCGCTCTGTTGGACGTAACAACCAAGGACGTATCACAACTCGCCACAAAGGAGGAGGACACAAGCGCCTTTTCAGAGAAGTAGATTTTCTTTACAACAAGTTTGATATTCCAGCCAAGATCACTTCAATTGAATATGATCCAAACAGAACAGCTTTTATTGCTCTTGCTGTATATAAAGATGGAGAAAAGAGATATGTTATTGCTCCAAAAAGCATGAAAGTAGGAGATACTTTCGTTGTATCTGAGAGTGCTCCTCTAACTACTGGAAATAGATTACCTTTGAGAAAAATCCCTGTTGGTACTTTTGTATACAACATAGAACTTAAGCCAAAAGGTGGTGCTAAAATTTCTCGTGGTGCAGGTGTTTTCACTCAAGTGGTTGCAAACTCAGATGGCCAAACACACCTAAAGATGCCTTCAAGTGAAATTCGTAAAGTTTCAGAAGAATGTTTCGCTTGTATTGGAGAAGTTTCAAACGGTGAACATGCTCTAGAGTCTATAGGTAAAGCAGGACGTAGTCGCTGGAAGGGTATTCGCCCAACAGTTCGCGGATCTGTGATGAACCCAGTTGATCACCCATACGGAGGAGGAGAAGGACGCCAAGGACGCGGAACTCGCCGACCAAAGACTATGTGGGGTAAAGTTACAGGAGGACGAAAAACTCGTACACCTAAAAAATACTCAAACCACCTTATCGTATCTCGTCGCAAGACAGGAAAAAATAGAAAAGGTTAA
- the rpsS gene encoding 30S ribosomal protein S19 has translation MTRSLKKGPYVDERLLKKIEGKNPIATGVIRTWSRSSQISPEMVGFNFGVHNGKSHIEVLVTEDMVGHRLGEFSPTRKFIRHGGKMQKELEAKQKETEIAQAKAAKATSDSKTTKK, from the coding sequence ATGACACGATCACTTAAAAAAGGTCCATACGTTGACGAGAGACTCCTCAAAAAAATTGAGGGTAAAAATCCTATTGCTACAGGGGTTATTCGAACTTGGTCACGATCTTCTCAAATAAGTCCAGAAATGGTTGGTTTCAATTTTGGTGTACATAACGGTAAAAGTCACATAGAAGTGCTTGTTACAGAGGATATGGTGGGTCACAGATTAGGTGAATTTTCACCAACTCGTAAGTTTATTAGACATGGAGGTAAGATGCAAAAGGAACTTGAAGCAAAGCAGAAAGAGACAGAAATCGCTCAAGCTAAGGCTGCAAAGGCTACTTCAGATAGTAAGACAACTAAGAAATAA
- the rplV gene encoding 50S ribosomal protein L22, which translates to MKASIPNYRQSPRKVRLVADLIKGKKVKDAELALSFLPKRAATPLLVLLRSAVANATQNSGIKVENLVVSDVRVDKGVTMKRFMPRARGSASRINKRSSHVLLVLSEKVEKAKAVKTKTSTAKKAAPKKAKKVTE; encoded by the coding sequence ATGAAGGCTTCAATTCCAAATTACAGACAGTCACCTAGAAAGGTTCGCTTAGTTGCGGATTTGATTAAGGGCAAGAAAGTAAAAGATGCTGAATTGGCTCTATCTTTTTTACCTAAGCGCGCAGCAACACCACTTTTGGTTTTGTTACGTTCAGCTGTTGCAAATGCAACTCAAAATTCTGGCATTAAAGTAGAGAATCTTGTAGTTTCAGATGTTAGAGTAGACAAAGGAGTAACCATGAAGCGTTTCATGCCTCGTGCACGTGGTTCTGCATCTCGTATAAACAAGAGATCAAGTCATGTATTGCTTGTTTTGTCTGAAAAGGTAGAGAAAGCAAAAGCAGTAAAGACAAAGACTTCAACAGCAAAGAAAGCAGCACCAAAGAAGGCTAAAAAAGTAACTGAATAA
- the rpsC gene encoding 30S ribosomal protein S3: MSKIVHPYAHRLVILRDWKSRWFASGKKYVDFLRVDVLIREYLEKRLRGSYVSSIEVERNQKAFRIIIRTSRPGMLIGRNGEGSIKLKADIIKEINKLGIKPSEEIKIDIVEVAQPEADAALVAYMIAEGLEKRLPYRRVLKQTVEKVMSVRGVEGARIVVGGRLGGAEIARSEEIKRGSIPLQTFRADIDFAREKAHLPYGDVGIKVWIYRGQVFQKDKK, encoded by the coding sequence ATGTCAAAAATTGTCCACCCATATGCACATCGCCTAGTAATACTCAGAGATTGGAAATCTCGTTGGTTTGCTAGTGGTAAAAAATATGTAGATTTTCTACGTGTTGATGTTTTGATACGTGAATACCTAGAGAAGAGACTTCGTGGATCTTATGTTTCATCTATTGAGGTAGAAAGAAACCAAAAGGCTTTTCGTATAATAATACGCACATCAAGACCAGGTATGCTTATTGGTAGAAATGGAGAAGGATCAATCAAGCTAAAAGCAGACATAATCAAAGAAATAAACAAACTAGGCATAAAGCCATCTGAAGAGATAAAGATAGATATAGTTGAAGTTGCTCAACCAGAAGCAGATGCAGCTCTTGTGGCTTACATGATTGCTGAAGGTCTTGAAAAGAGACTTCCTTACAGACGTGTTTTGAAACAGACAGTTGAGAAAGTTATGTCAGTAAGAGGTGTTGAAGGAGCTCGTATTGTTGTAGGAGGAAGATTGGGAGGAGCAGAAATCGCAAGAAGTGAGGAAATAAAGCGTGGTTCAATACCACTACAAACTTTCCGAGCTGATATTGATTTCGCACGCGAAAAGGCACACCTACCTTACGGAGATGTTGGTATCAAAGTTTGGATTTATCGTGGACAAGTTTTTCAAAAAGATAAGAAATAA
- the rplP gene encoding 50S ribosomal protein L16, with protein sequence MLVPKKVKHRKWQRARKDISKLGSDTRGTSVSFGSYGIKATSSARVMSNQIESARKAMTRALGKTGRVWIRIFPDRPVTAKPPEVGMGKGKGDLQGYCFEVRPGRVIFEVDGVDERIAREALRKAGTKLPMKTKVVSREL encoded by the coding sequence ATGTTAGTCCCAAAGAAAGTAAAACATCGAAAATGGCAACGTGCACGTAAAGATATCTCAAAGCTCGGAAGTGATACGAGAGGTACTTCAGTGTCCTTCGGTTCTTATGGAATCAAGGCGACATCAAGTGCACGTGTTATGTCAAATCAAATCGAATCTGCTCGTAAGGCAATGACTCGTGCACTAGGTAAAACTGGTCGCGTTTGGATTCGAATATTCCCTGATCGTCCTGTAACAGCAAAACCACCAGAAGTGGGTATGGGAAAAGGAAAAGGAGATCTACAAGGATATTGCTTTGAAGTTAGACCAGGACGTGTTATTTTCGAAGTTGATGGTGTTGACGAGCGTATTGCTCGTGAGGCTCTACGAAAGGCTGGAACAAAGCTTCCTATGAAGACTAAGGTAGTAAGTCGCGAATTGTAA
- a CDS encoding 50S ribosomal protein L29, with protein sequence MKKMKDIKIEDMEKELADAREALSSFNFNLSGAKTKDVRAGRNTRRKIARILTELRLRKA encoded by the coding sequence ATGAAAAAGATGAAAGATATTAAAATAGAAGATATGGAAAAGGAACTAGCAGATGCTCGTGAAGCTCTTTCAAGTTTCAATTTCAATCTTTCTGGCGCAAAAACAAAGGATGTTCGCGCGGGTCGCAATACAAGAAGAAAAATCGCACGTATTTTAACAGAATTACGTCTACGAAAAGCATAA
- the rpsQ gene encoding 30S ribosomal protein S17 produces the protein MKTEVVKKKKVLNGVVVSNKMDKTAVVSVSNFNKHPKYQKYIKVSKKYKAHDEDNSAVVGQNVMIEECSPISKDKHFKIIK, from the coding sequence ATGAAAACAGAAGTTGTAAAAAAGAAGAAGGTTCTAAATGGTGTAGTTGTATCAAACAAGATGGACAAGACTGCGGTTGTTTCAGTTTCGAATTTCAATAAGCATCCTAAGTACCAAAAATATATTAAAGTTTCAAAAAAATACAAAGCACATGATGAAGACAATAGTGCTGTGGTCGGACAAAATGTAATGATTGAAGAATGTTCTCCTATTTCAAAGGACAAGCATTTTAAAATCATCAAATAA
- the rplN gene encoding 50S ribosomal protein L14: protein MLQDGSVVKITDNAGGKIGKVFKVLGAAKKRYARIGDIVIISVKIAEPRKAVKKKDVHQAVVVRTTNAFRRKDGSYIRFDDNAVVILEKGKLEPKAGRIFGPIPRELAEKGYQKIVSLAPEVL, encoded by the coding sequence ATGCTTCAAGATGGATCAGTTGTAAAAATAACAGACAATGCCGGAGGAAAGATCGGTAAAGTTTTCAAAGTACTCGGAGCTGCAAAAAAGAGATATGCTCGCATAGGGGATATTGTCATCATTTCAGTTAAGATCGCAGAACCTCGTAAGGCTGTAAAGAAAAAAGATGTCCACCAAGCTGTAGTAGTACGCACTACAAATGCTTTCCGCAGAAAGGATGGTTCATATATCAGATTTGATGATAACGCAGTTGTTATCCTTGAAAAAGGTAAGCTTGAGCCAAAAGCGGGACGCATATTTGGACCAATACCTCGTGAGTTGGCAGAAAAAGGTTACCAGAAAATAGTATCCCTTGCTCCAGAGGTTCTATAA